The nucleotide window TAGATTTCATAAAAATCTTAAATAATCTGGAGTTTTTATGGGAACCTCGCTCATAATAATGCACCACTTTTGAAAAAGGTGAATAAACTATCCGCTTCTTCCGTTTCTTCAGCTCAACGCATAGATCGTAATCTTCAAAGTACATAAAATAGCGGTCATCAAATCCGCCAACTTCCTTGAAGTCGTCTCCTCTTAATAGCATAAAACATCCGGAACCAATCCGAATATCTTGTTCTCGGTCATCGGGAATATCTCTAAGTTCGTAAGTGGCCAGCCTCTTCTCAAACATTTTTTTCACAAATTGAAATGGCACAAACCTTAAGAAATAATCAAAGACAGACACACGATCGCGCATCAGATGCTGAGGCGTCCCATCTGAATTTAAAACCTTTGGGACTAACAAAGAAATCGATTCATCCTGTTCTATTCGTTCCAACATTTTTAGCAGATCTTCCCTTACTAAAATAATGTCCGGGTTAAACACTAAAAAGAACTTTTCATTAGCATGTAATAAATTATAATTGTGGCCAAAACCAAAGCC belongs to Neobacillus sp. OS1-2 and includes:
- a CDS encoding glycosyltransferase family 2 protein encodes the protein MSNAKVAISIVTYNSKHIFKVLENLKREFGQDDQFRLVIFDNNSNEEYKNQLKKYQDMADITFYHENNGFGFGHNYNLLHANEKFFLVFNPDIILVREDLLKMLERIEQDESISLLVPKVLNSDGTPQHLMRDRVSVFDYFLRFVPFQFVKKMFEKRLATYELRDIPDDREQDIRIGSGCFMLLRGDDFKEVGGFDDRYFMYFEDYDLCVELKKRKKRIVYSPFSKVVHYYERGSHKNSRLFKIFMKSMYQYFNKWGWRWF